The Bacteroidota bacterium genome segment GCAGATTGGAGCCGATAAAGCCGGCCACACCGGTAATAAGTACGCGCTCAGTCATGCAGCGAATCGAGGATGATGTGCAGAATGGTTTGGTGGAAACACTCCACAATGCCGTAGTTGCGCACAGGCGTTACAAAATTTATATCGCCGCTGCGGCTTAATGTGTTGTGAGGCTCAAAGCCCGAAAGCGTAAGTACACGTCCGCCAAGCTCACGCGCCTGCGCCACCGCATTGAGAATATTTTTCGATTCGCCCGAACTGCTGATGGCCACCAGCAAATCGCCCGATTCGAAGTGGAGTTTAAGCCACTCGGCCATGGCGCGCTCGTAGCCGTAATCGTTTGCATAGCAGGTAATGAGCGCGGCGTCGGAAAACGCATGTGTGCGGAAACGGCCAATTTTGGCATAGTCTTCCATCATGTGCGAACAGATGGAATTACTGCCACCATTGCCAATGAAATATATCCGCTTCACATTTCCTGTGCGCAGCATAGTTACAGCTTCCTGCATTTGCTGCTCAAGTTGCGGATCATTCATCCACTTTGTGTAATACTCTTTATACGACGCGAGCTGCATGTTCGAGCAGTTTTTTAGGGGTAACTGATTGTTCGTTGCAAAGCCAGGTAGTGGAAAGACTGGCCGCAAGCGCAGGAATGGTCAGGTCTGTTACATTGCCCTGCAACGCAGGAAGCAGTGTACAGAATGCCAGAAACGTATCGCCGGCACCAATTGTATCCACAATTACACTCTTATACGACTGCTGATGCAGTGAAGTTTTGCCGTTGTAATGCAGCGAACCTTTACCGCCAAGCGTGACAAACAAATGCTCGGTATTGAGTTCGTAGTTATACAACTCCGCAATGTCCGAGTCATTATCGCGGCTTATGTTGCGGTTCATCTGAAGGCTGGCTTCACGTAAATCAAGCGTAATGCTTTTTTTGCGGTACTGCTTCCATTTCGAGATGCGGTTAAACCCAAAGTTGTTTGAGTTTGTCTGGCACATGAGGTGGAAGCCGTCGGTAATGGTTAGTTTATCGCAGAAACCATGACCAAAATCGGCCACAATCACTACATCATAATCCGATGTATTGATATGGATGGGGCCAAAATTGGATGTGTCGAATTTATTGATCTCCACATGCTTCTTTTTGTCGAACGCATCCATGTAACGTGTTTTCACAATCTCGTCGCCGGGATTTGAAATGAGCGTTACCTCCTTCACAAAATCGGTGAGATGCCCGGCAATAGCAGCTGCGCCGCCTTTCTGCACAAGCGGCTCTTTGCCGGCTTCGAGTTTAAACACCGGACAAAACGATTTCATGGAGTGACCTTCGTAAGTCACTTCAATAAACTGATCAATGATGGTTTCGCCCACCACAGCCACGCGCAGGTTTGCGGCTTGCGCAATAAACTCGTTTACTTTATCGGTAAGTGACATCAGCGCGTTCCGGTGCAGATGAATACAAAATGATAGTGGTTCTCCGGATAAAAAGTGGAGATAATCTGGTCGATCTGACCGAAGGTATATACATTGCGGAACCTGTCGGCACAAAACTGATGCAGCTCGGCAAAGCTGAGTTCGCGGATGTGGTAATCGCGGCGGTTTTGTGTGGGCGGCGGATCCATTTTACGCACGGTAGAAATAAACAACGTGCCGTCGGGCTTCAGCAAACGCCGCATGGTGTTCATCAGTTCATGCTGTGCAGCCTCGTCCATGTGTTCAATCACCTCAAAACAGGTAATCACATCAAACGAACCCTCTTCTAGTTTGGAAATATCCTGAATTACATCAATTCCTTCCGGCGCATAACCATCAGGATACACATCATGCGAAATTACCTGTGCAAATTTTTCTTTCAGAATACGGGTACCGTATCCTGAACCACAGCCGTAATCAAGCACACGCAGATTTTTATCGTTCAGTGTACGATTTACAAAACTGTATCTCGCCATCGAAACAAGGGCATCCATTGATCCGAGTGAGTAATCGATTTCAAGTCGCTTCATGCAAACTGGTTTTTGACAAATGTAACTATTTCGTGTGTGGAAAAGGCGTACTGAAAAGGCTTTGCTACGGCTCTTTTCCCTCTGAAACGCAGCGTATTTACAAGGCTGCCTATTTGTGTGCCGCCTTTGTAGATGATGAGCACCTGTGCCGGCACATAATCGGCCAGATATACAGCGCCTGAGTGCTGAGTAATAATGAGCGAAGCATTGGCACAGGTTTCGAGCACGTTGCGGTTGTCGGCGCTGATGCGCAGCACAATGTTTCCGCGTTCGCGCACAGCCAGTGTTTGCGAGGGATGACCGGTAATGTAAATCTTATCGAAATACGGACTGAGTAATTCGGCCAGTTCGTCGTAGTCCCAGGCTTCGCCGTTGTTGAGCGAGGATGCGGCACCTTTACTTCGCGGAAAAAGCACACAGCTTTTCTCCGTGGCGCTGCGATACACTTTACTCAGATCAGGATAATGCAGGTGATTGCCTTTGAGCAGCCAGCTGCGATGAATAAACCAGTAGTAATATTCATCGTTGATATTCCAGAAAGGCAGACCCGATGACTGCGCTTTTGTGTGAAAGGCTTCTATTTCCCGCTGCACATCGGCTGGCGGAATGGCACGGTTAAGGCGTGGCGGTACTTCGGCAAAAAAATCGCGGAGTTCATGATAAGTGGCTACCAGCGAATTTCCGTGTTCATCAACCAGAAACGGACTGTGCAGTTTCATGCCGCAGTAATGGATTTTTACACCGCGGCTGTGCAGATAGGCAATAAACGGAAGATTATGTGCCAGGAAATGTCCGAACTCGCCTTTAAACGGGCCATAGCAGCATTCTTTTTTGCGCAGCGTTTTCCAAAGCTTCAGCCAGGCTTTGGCAAAGCCCAGATAAATTCCAATCCAATAACGTAACCTCGCAAAGCCTTTGTAGCTCTTTGCAAAATGGCGGTTGTCGGAAAGCACCGTTAAATCGCGCGGCTGTTCACTCATGCTTTTCCGTTCTCGAGCCGTTGCAAAAAAGCATCGGGATTATTGAAATTGCCTGCGTTGAGCAGTTCGGCATCCGGCTTAAGCCACCATTCGGAATGCAGTAAGCGGTTGCGCATCTCCTCGTCAAAGCGGTAGCGGATAATACGCGCCGGAACGCCTGCTACTACCGCATAAGGCGGCACATCGTCGTTTACAAAAGCACCGGCACCCACTATTGCCCCATGCCCCACCGTTACGCCGTTGCGGATAAGCGCGTTGGCCGAAATCAGTACATCGGCACCAATTACTGTT includes the following:
- a CDS encoding SIS domain-containing protein, whose protein sequence is MQLASYKEYYTKWMNDPQLEQQMQEAVTMLRTGNVKRIYFIGNGGSNSICSHMMEDYAKIGRFRTHAFSDAALITCYANDYGYERAMAEWLKLHFESGDLLVAISSSGESKNILNAVAQARELGGRVLTLSGFEPHNTLSRSGDINFVTPVRNYGIVECFHQTILHIILDSLHD
- a CDS encoding class I SAM-dependent methyltransferase, whose translation is MKRLEIDYSLGSMDALVSMARYSFVNRTLNDKNLRVLDYGCGSGYGTRILKEKFAQVISHDVYPDGYAPEGIDVIQDISKLEEGSFDVITCFEVIEHMDEAAQHELMNTMRRLLKPDGTLFISTVRKMDPPPTQNRRDYHIRELSFAELHQFCADRFRNVYTFGQIDQIISTFYPENHYHFVFICTGTR